In a single window of the Botrytis cinerea B05.10 chromosome 12, complete sequence genome:
- the Bctyw1 gene encoding Bctyw1 — MAYDSWISRPVWSFGIDDVVALWHLYRIPIILTTATILILVRITLRPRALREKLSASPLPTSPILSAAKEKISPPVIDEKKANGVKAPRRIVGGIKKRKSSEENLQTGPEKIQPLVFFSSLTGTTEKTANSFVKSLTRDLSGRANEQRIQFLESQLLDLSYIDYDDYFINPPKGESGTSYFYLVLIPSYNIDTVLDNFLEHLQETHNDFRIDTAPLSPLVGYSVFGFGDREGWPTEEEGFCSQAKDVDKWLAKLTGRKRAFPLGMGDAKTDAKERLAEWKEGVVDVLEHIAKTGSLGEGVVGSGDAVESDVDDVEDDDDGEVLFDEQNVASRKAKTQKKDDSLNDLEDIGGVLNNTETIDNTASEEPEELEIDFTTVGLKKGKAKTAPVVAKEMVPTTSPTYAALTKQGYSIVGSHSGVKICRWTKSALRGRGSCYKYSFYGIASHQCMETTPSLSCSNKCVFCWRHGTNPVGTTWRWKVDPPEMIFDGVKAGHYKKIKMMRGVPGVRAERFAEAMRIRHCALSLVGEPIFYPHINEFTGMLHKEHISTFLVCNAQHPDQLATLQPVTQLYVSIDASNKDSLRKIDRPLHRDFWERFQRCLEILRERRFEQRTVFRLTLVKGFNIEDEAEGYADLVEKGLPCFVEVKGVTYCGTSSSAGAGLTMQNVPFYEEVCAFVEALTASLKRRGLGYGIAAEHAHSCCILIASNRFNIAGKWHTRIDYKKFFECLESGEKFGPEDYVGAETPEWATWGQGGFDPRDERVYRKGKNKVPLPESQGMVMGEVQDAGEDKVAEDSTKDDLAF, encoded by the coding sequence ATGTCGTCGCATTATGGCACCTGTATCGCATTCCAATTATTCTTACGACGGCCACGATCCTCATACTCGTCAGGATAACCCTTCGTCCGCGAGCATTGAGGGAGAAACTATCGGCATCGCCTTTACCCACATCACCGATTTTATCTGCagcgaaagagaagatatcACCACCCGTGATTGACGAAAAGAAAGCCAATGGCGTAAAAGCCCCACGAAGAATAGTCGGAGGCATTAAAAAACGCAAATCTTCCGAGGAAAACCTGCAGACTGGCCCCGAAAAGATTCAACCActcgttttcttttcatcattgACTGGCACGACAGAAAAGACTGCAAATTCTTTTGTGAAGAGCTTGACACGCGACCTCTCTGGACGTGCCAATGAGCAAAGAATTCAATTCCTCGAATCTCAACTACTCGATCTGTCATATATTGACTATGATGACTACTTCATTAACCCACCAAAGGGTGAATCTGGAACTAGCTACTTCTATCTAGTGCTCATCCCTAGTTATAACATCGATACTGTGTTAGACAATTTCCTGGAACATTTACAAGAAACGCATAATGATTTTAGAATTGATACAGCTCCATTGTCGCCCTTGGTAGGGTACTCAGTGTTTGGGTTTGGTGATAGAGAGGGTTGGCCAACggaggaagaaggattttGTTCGCAGGCTAAGGACGTTGATAAATGGTTAGCAAAATTGACGGGAAGAAAGAGAGCGTTCCCTTTGGGAATGGGCGATGCAAAGACGGacgcaaaagaaagattggcGGAATGGAAGGAGGGAGTTGTTGACGTGCTGGAACATATTGCAAAGACCGGAAGTCTAGGCGAAGGGGTTGTCGGAAGTGGAGACGCAGTAGAAAGTGatgtggatgatgttgaggatgacgatgatgggGAAGTTCTTTTCGACGAACAAAATGTTGCTTCAAGAAAAGCCAAGacgcaaaagaaagatgacaGTCTGAACGACTTAGAGGATATTGGAGGTGTTCTAAATAATACAGAAACCATAGACAACACTGCCAGTGAAGAACCAGAAGAACTCGAGATAGACTTCACCACAGTCGGATTGAAGAAGGGGAAGGCCAAGACAGCTCCAGTTGTCGCTAAGGAGATGGTTCCAACAACTTCACCTACATACGCAGCTTTGACAAAGCAAGGCTACTCAATCGTAGGGTCGCATTCAGGCGTCAAGATTTGTAGGTGGACAAAATCTGCTTTGCGAGGAAGAGGTTCTTgttataaatattcattttatgGCATTGCATCTCATCAATGTATGGAGACTACGCCATCGTTGTCATGTTCTAACAAATGTGTTTTCTGCTGGAGACACGGTACCAACCCAGTTGGAACTACCTGGCGATGGAAGGTAGACCCACCAGAAATGATTTTCGACGGTGTCAAGGCTGGGCACtacaagaaaatcaaaatgatgaGAGGTGTTCCTGGTGTCCGAGCTGAACGTTTTGCGGAAGCAATGCGCATTCGTCACTGTGCTCTAAGTTTAGTTGGCGAACCCATTTTCTACCCTCATATCAACGAATTCACTGGCATGCTCCACAAAGAACACATCTCTACCTTCCTTGTTTGCAATGCACAACATCCAGATCAGCTCGCCACTCTTCAGCCCGTTACTCAACTTTACGTTAGTATCGACGCTTCAAACAAGGATTCTCTCCGTAAAATTGACAGACCTCTCCATCGAGATTTCTGGGAACGTTTCCAGCGCTGTCTTGAAATCCTTCGCGAACGTCGCTTTGAACAGCGTACCGTATTTCGTCTTACGCTCGTTAAAGGTTTCAACATCGAAGATGAAGCAGAAGGTTATGCCGATCTCGTCGAAAAAGGATTGCCTTGTTTCGTGGAAGTCAAAGGAGTCACATATTGCGGAACATCTTCTTCCGCCGGTGCAGGACTCACGATGCAAAATGTACCATTCTATGAAGAGGTTTGCGCTTTTGTCGAAGCTCTTACTGCATCCCTCAAAAGGAGAGGATTAGGATATGGTATTGCAGCAGAACATGCTCACAGTTGTTGTATCTTGATTGCATCTAATAGATTCAACATTGCGGGTAAATGGCATACGAGGATTGACTACAAGAAGTTTTTCGAGTGCTTAGAGAGTGGTGAGAAGTTTGGCCCAGAGGATTATGTGGGTGCCGAGACTCCAGAATGGGCAACGTGGGGACAGGGTGGATTTGATCCAAGGGATGAGAGAGTATataggaaaggaaagaataaGGTTCCTCTACCGGAAAGTCAAGGCATGGTTATGGGAGAGGTTCAAGATGCGGGTGAGGATAAGGTTGCTGAGGACAGCACCAAGGATGATCTTGCTTTCTAG